From the Lancefieldella sp. Marseille-Q7238 genome, one window contains:
- a CDS encoding phosphotransferase, which produces MELSKDKKVIVERHNKVVYDNGDTVVKVFNGSKPAADILNEGLNLARAEQAGIAVPALTEISKVGNSWAIATLKVEGPTLRQLFKDHPEKTDELLDKFVDLELAIHAHRSPLLPRQRDKFTRMINSIPDVLSDDVRYELLMKLDGMKNHAKVCHGDFVPSNVIIPEKGEPVIVDWAHATQGNGAADCATTYLRLLLNGEKELAEKYIAKYCEKQGCTRAYVNEWMGIVAAAELARGRVHETEFLLRWVNVYDGM; this is translated from the coding sequence ATGGAACTGTCCAAAGACAAGAAGGTTATCGTTGAGCGTCATAACAAGGTTGTATATGACAATGGCGATACCGTTGTAAAGGTTTTTAACGGCAGCAAACCCGCAGCGGACATTTTGAATGAAGGCTTGAACCTGGCTCGCGCGGAGCAGGCAGGTATTGCCGTTCCAGCGCTGACAGAAATCAGCAAAGTAGGGAATAGCTGGGCTATCGCAACGCTTAAGGTAGAAGGTCCAACCCTTCGTCAACTGTTCAAAGATCATCCGGAAAAAACCGATGAACTCTTGGATAAGTTTGTAGATCTTGAGCTTGCGATTCACGCGCACCGTTCTCCGCTGCTCCCGCGTCAGAGGGATAAATTTACACGCATGATTAACAGCATCCCCGATGTGCTCTCAGACGATGTTCGCTACGAGCTCTTGATGAAGCTTGACGGCATGAAGAACCACGCGAAGGTTTGCCACGGTGATTTCGTCCCGTCAAACGTTATTATTCCCGAGAAGGGTGAGCCGGTCATTGTAGACTGGGCTCATGCCACTCAAGGCAATGGTGCTGCCGATTGTGCCACCACCTATTTGCGTCTGCTTCTAAATGGCGAGAAAGAACTTGCCGAGAAGTACATCGCAAAATACTGCGAGAAACAAGGCTGCACGCGTGCATATGTGAACGAATGGATGGGCATTGTCGCAGCAGCTGAGCTTGCTCGCGGTCGTGTGCATGAGACAGAGTTTTTGCTCCGCTGGGTAAACGTGTACGACGGCATGTAA
- a CDS encoding thiamine-binding protein — translation MNCSVAIQYLPMDASCDEETCRIVDEVIAFIASSGVDYFVGPFETVIEGDYDLCMEILKNCQLVGAKAGCTHVMTYAKINFKSEGDVMATEKKIGKYHPEGR, via the coding sequence ATGAATTGTTCTGTTGCGATTCAGTATCTGCCGATGGACGCTTCTTGCGATGAGGAGACGTGCCGTATTGTCGATGAGGTTATCGCCTTTATTGCAAGCAGTGGAGTGGACTATTTTGTCGGGCCGTTTGAAACGGTCATCGAAGGCGATTATGACCTCTGCATGGAGATTCTTAAGAACTGTCAGCTTGTCGGAGCGAAGGCGGGCTGCACCCATGTTATGACGTATGCCAAGATCAATTTCAAATCCGAGGGTGATGTTATGGCTACCGAAAAAAAGATTGGAAAATATCACCCTGAAGGGCGTTGA
- a CDS encoding Asp23/Gls24 family envelope stress response protein: MAAETIDTKTAGVEITDAANSADVDKTVDAEIVPVEEAALTKPREDSENSVIENSAVESSAVANNETQSDADMGDEDSLTFSDGVIEKIAALSLRDVDDVVGARGNWLNRVQDVLGATDAAKGVSVEVAHENAVRIDISVLIRFGAYAPQVFENVKQAVSQQVNAMTGLEVIGINLRIEDVLTEEEYERMRGSERTEEELEKESQE, translated from the coding sequence ATGGCTGCTGAAACTATTGATACTAAAACTGCCGGGGTTGAAATCACCGATGCCGCCAATAGTGCTGATGTCGATAAGACCGTCGATGCGGAGATTGTTCCTGTGGAGGAGGCCGCGCTTACAAAACCTCGTGAGGACTCCGAAAATAGCGTGATTGAAAATAGCGCAGTTGAGAGTAGCGCGGTTGCGAATAACGAGACTCAATCCGACGCAGACATGGGCGATGAGGATTCCCTGACATTTTCCGATGGCGTTATAGAAAAAATAGCGGCGCTTTCGCTACGCGACGTTGACGATGTTGTGGGAGCTCGCGGAAACTGGCTTAATCGCGTGCAGGATGTTCTTGGAGCAACGGACGCGGCCAAGGGTGTCAGCGTTGAAGTGGCACATGAGAATGCCGTCCGCATTGACATCTCCGTTTTGATTCGCTTCGGCGCTTATGCTCCCCAAGTATTTGAAAACGTTAAGCAGGCTGTTTCTCAGCAGGTGAACGCCATGACGGGCCTTGAGGTTATCGGTATCAATTTGCGTATCGAGGATGTTTTAACTGAGGAAGAATACGAGCGCATGCGTGGTTCTGAGCGGACTGAAGAAGAGCTGGAAAAAGAATCCCAGGAGTAA
- a CDS encoding DUF2273 domain-containing protein: MDVIKAWIHDHFPGHENAFIGGVIGLIVAILFFNLGFWRTLFLVILVLTGIAVGQIFDGSATLIAKIREFFSDRR; this comes from the coding sequence ATGGATGTTATCAAAGCGTGGATACACGATCATTTTCCTGGCCATGAAAACGCCTTTATTGGCGGTGTCATTGGCCTTATTGTGGCGATTCTCTTCTTTAACCTGGGATTTTGGCGTACGCTGTTTCTGGTTATTTTGGTGCTGACAGGCATTGCTGTTGGTCAGATATTTGACGGTAGCGCGACGCTTATTGCGAAGATTCGTGAATTCTTTTCTGATCGCCGTTAA
- a CDS encoding alkaline shock response membrane anchor protein AmaP, whose amino-acid sequence MSGFKRFCLIVFALAGTASLVGLALTCFGPWTEAAYDLLLNNVYLAVLQVCMLITIVGFIVCFLSGLFSKKVRSLTVITVDGGTISVTRDAIVSQAKNAIEAEGMCSCDRVRVIISRNNTVQVAVWVLPQEPLNIVEVGSLLHSRLEDQLAAVCGDKVTSIDISFVEGAHFSPHEEEVREEPVDSSDEITTATEPSHQPAVVTEPSSEIRLPMTSEHEQAGSDGAAREA is encoded by the coding sequence ATGAGCGGTTTCAAGAGGTTTTGTCTGATTGTATTTGCGCTGGCAGGTACCGCGTCCCTTGTCGGCCTTGCCTTAACGTGTTTTGGCCCATGGACTGAGGCCGCGTATGATCTTTTGCTGAATAATGTGTATCTTGCCGTGCTACAGGTTTGCATGCTTATAACGATAGTCGGCTTTATAGTATGTTTCTTAAGCGGTCTGTTCTCCAAAAAGGTTCGTTCGCTTACGGTTATAACTGTTGATGGGGGCACTATCTCCGTCACGCGCGACGCTATTGTCTCTCAGGCAAAAAACGCTATTGAAGCCGAAGGAATGTGCTCGTGCGATCGCGTGCGCGTTATCATTTCTCGCAACAATACCGTGCAGGTTGCAGTATGGGTTTTGCCACAAGAGCCGCTTAATATCGTTGAAGTTGGTTCGCTCCTTCACAGCAGACTTGAAGATCAATTAGCGGCGGTCTGCGGTGACAAAGTGACGTCTATCGACATATCATTTGTAGAGGGTGCGCACTTCTCGCCACATGAAGAAGAAGTGCGAGAAGAGCCTGTGGATTCTTCCGATGAAATAACAACTGCTACGGAGCCGTCGCATCAGCCTGCGGTTGTAACAGAGCCGTCATCCGAGATTAGGCTGCCTATGACATCAGAGCATGAGCAAGCAGGCTCTGATGGCGCGGCGCGGGAGGCGTAA
- a CDS encoding DUF47 family protein, translating to MFGEPKEDIFYTLFKEFGAKIVETAEEYSTILDGYPETAARIPQMKVYERECDEKVQRIMKELYASFVTPFEREDISDLALGLDDIVDGMNSVAERLDLFNVDEFRKEGAQLAELTLRACITVKEMLDHLADYKKDSAVMEKAIAVGHVEDEGDLVYHNALSRLFRDEMTGRETVAWLRIFDRMEQALDSCDKAAGIVRSVIMKNA from the coding sequence ATGTTTGGTGAGCCTAAAGAAGATATTTTCTACACACTTTTCAAGGAGTTCGGCGCAAAGATTGTTGAGACCGCTGAAGAGTATTCGACCATTCTTGACGGCTATCCTGAGACGGCCGCGCGCATTCCGCAAATGAAAGTGTACGAGCGCGAGTGCGACGAGAAGGTTCAGCGCATCATGAAGGAGCTTTACGCCTCGTTTGTTACTCCTTTTGAGCGTGAGGATATCTCAGATTTGGCGCTTGGCCTCGATGACATCGTTGACGGTATGAATTCCGTTGCCGAGCGACTCGACCTCTTTAATGTTGACGAGTTCCGCAAAGAGGGTGCGCAGCTTGCTGAGCTTACCCTTCGCGCCTGCATTACAGTCAAGGAGATGCTCGACCACCTGGCCGACTACAAGAAGGATTCCGCTGTGATGGAAAAGGCGATTGCCGTCGGTCACGTTGAGGACGAGGGAGACCTCGTGTACCACAACGCGCTTTCCCGCCTGTTCCGCGATGAAATGACCGGCCGCGAAACCGTTGCCTGGCTGCGCATCTTTGACCGCATGGAGCAAGCTCTCGACTCTTGCGATAAAGCAGCAGGTATTGTCCGCTCTGTGATTATGAAGAACGCCTAG
- a CDS encoding inorganic phosphate transporter — protein MITLGRFVDMIVANPFLAVVIVLIFGCIFVNGATDAANAIAESVGTRSIKVNHAIAMSVICNFVGLVVMCLVSTAVADTIIGMVDFGTDYHQALIALAAGCVGIVAWAVGAWALGIPTSESHALIAGLTGAALALHGNFNAVNWDEWNKVIIGLIFSTISGFIAGWVIVKIIHATCKHVNRKRADAIFGHLQVVGSGFVAMMHGAQDGQKFLSIAMLAIALSAGSGTAGTEVFPLWLQVACAGLMAFGTAIGGRRIIKKVGMEMVKLERYQGFAASFSAAASLLLSTLTGLPVSTTHTKMTAMMGAGAAKNPRTVNWGVAKDMVLAWVFTFPGCGLIGYLFAKLFLMLF, from the coding sequence ATGATTACACTTGGACGTTTTGTCGACATGATCGTGGCGAATCCATTTCTTGCTGTTGTCATTGTCCTCATTTTTGGCTGCATCTTCGTTAACGGTGCTACAGATGCCGCAAATGCCATTGCCGAGTCTGTCGGCACCCGTTCCATTAAAGTAAACCATGCTATCGCCATGAGCGTTATCTGCAACTTTGTCGGCCTTGTGGTCATGTGCCTTGTTTCCACCGCGGTTGCAGACACCATTATCGGCATGGTTGACTTCGGTACCGACTATCACCAGGCTTTGATTGCCCTTGCAGCGGGGTGTGTGGGTATCGTGGCGTGGGCGGTAGGCGCATGGGCGCTCGGCATCCCTACTTCGGAGTCGCACGCTCTTATTGCAGGCCTTACCGGCGCGGCGCTGGCGCTTCACGGTAACTTCAACGCCGTGAACTGGGATGAGTGGAACAAGGTTATTATCGGCCTTATTTTCTCGACCATTTCCGGTTTTATAGCCGGTTGGGTCATTGTCAAGATTATCCACGCTACCTGTAAACATGTGAACCGCAAGCGCGCGGATGCTATATTTGGTCACCTTCAGGTGGTCGGCTCGGGATTTGTCGCTATGATGCATGGCGCACAGGATGGGCAGAAGTTTTTGTCCATTGCTATGCTCGCCATTGCGCTTTCCGCCGGTTCGGGCACCGCTGGCACCGAGGTCTTTCCGCTTTGGCTCCAGGTGGCTTGCGCCGGTCTCATGGCGTTTGGCACCGCTATCGGCGGCCGCCGCATCATTAAAAAGGTTGGGATGGAAATGGTCAAGCTTGAGCGTTACCAGGGCTTTGCCGCTTCTTTTTCCGCTGCGGCGTCGTTGCTTTTGTCGACGCTCACGGGACTTCCTGTTTCTACTACCCACACTAAGATGACCGCCATGATGGGTGCCGGCGCCGCTAAAAATCCCCGCACGGTAAACTGGGGTGTCGCTAAAGATATGGTTCTTGCCTGGGTCTTTACGTTTCCAGGGTGTGGACTTATCGGATATTTATTTGCAAAACTGTTTTTGATGTTGTTCTGA
- a CDS encoding 5'-methylthioadenosine/adenosylhomocysteine nucleosidase — protein sequence MKVGIIGAMEEEVALLKQEMTSERVVQIAGRTFHEGSIAQTPVVVVQSGIGKVNAAFCTQILIDRFGVDCIINTGIAGLLVDDLIVGSVVISTDCVQHDVDLRALGYPQGQIPGVETVSFSADKELRRQAVCAAQETAFGVKTVEGRIVSGDQFVADVAEADALKDFGAVCCEMEGAAIAQVAWLNNVPFVIVRLMSDKPGVSSELDYAAFEKTASRRCAKIVLRIVERLSQAPSSFSPSDNFGQR from the coding sequence GTGAAAGTCGGAATCATTGGCGCTATGGAAGAGGAAGTCGCTCTCCTGAAGCAAGAGATGACGTCTGAGCGAGTGGTGCAGATTGCGGGGCGGACCTTTCATGAAGGGAGCATCGCCCAGACGCCCGTTGTGGTAGTGCAGTCCGGCATTGGCAAGGTAAACGCCGCTTTTTGCACGCAGATTCTGATTGATCGCTTCGGGGTTGACTGTATTATCAATACCGGCATTGCCGGCCTTCTGGTGGATGATTTGATTGTCGGTAGTGTGGTGATATCTACCGACTGCGTGCAGCATGACGTGGATCTGCGCGCTCTCGGGTATCCTCAAGGTCAGATTCCCGGTGTTGAAACTGTTTCATTTAGCGCGGACAAAGAACTGCGGCGACAGGCGGTATGCGCAGCTCAAGAGACTGCCTTCGGCGTGAAGACTGTTGAGGGGCGGATTGTATCCGGCGATCAGTTTGTTGCTGACGTTGCGGAAGCGGACGCTCTTAAAGACTTCGGGGCAGTGTGCTGTGAGATGGAAGGCGCTGCTATAGCGCAGGTCGCCTGGCTTAATAACGTTCCCTTTGTGATTGTGCGCCTTATGTCCGATAAGCCTGGCGTGTCGTCCGAGCTTGACTACGCCGCTTTTGAAAAGACCGCGTCCCGAAGGTGCGCCAAGATAGTCTTGCGTATAGTTGAGCGGCTCTCGCAGGCGCCTTCGTCTTTCTCGCCCTCGGATAATTTCGGTCAACGGTAG
- a CDS encoding mechanosensitive ion channel domain-containing protein produces the protein MTSDTGQTILGLAPADFLYRAVFLATVFLAALVLEHVIVRVSRRALNASRIPSASIFINIVRSVIWVFAVLSVLQPVFGIQPTAFVTALGVTSIALSFGLQDTISNLVGGLGLMLAGVIKPGDHVTIGDISGEVIDMNWRSTIVRERTGRVQIIPNSVLNKTAFTHRTRWAITNVDVPVIVKPQANLEEVANEIVEMAKVTLEHDLDLTFPVEVRFESITNVGVQAIVHLHIRDDVQAEPVADRLVRAIAGRPWLAGVED, from the coding sequence ATGACATCCGATACGGGTCAGACGATTTTAGGTCTTGCGCCAGCGGACTTTTTGTACCGTGCAGTTTTTCTCGCCACAGTTTTTCTCGCCGCGCTTGTTTTGGAACATGTGATAGTACGCGTATCGAGAAGAGCCTTGAACGCCTCTCGTATTCCCTCAGCGTCAATCTTTATCAATATTGTACGAAGCGTTATCTGGGTATTTGCCGTCCTGTCCGTTTTGCAGCCTGTTTTTGGCATACAGCCGACCGCTTTTGTAACGGCTTTGGGAGTGACGTCTATCGCGCTGTCATTTGGCCTGCAGGACACCATTTCCAATCTTGTTGGCGGCCTTGGTCTTATGCTGGCGGGGGTTATCAAGCCCGGCGATCATGTGACTATCGGTGACATTTCAGGCGAGGTCATCGATATGAATTGGCGCTCTACTATTGTGCGAGAGAGAACTGGGCGCGTCCAGATCATTCCTAATTCGGTGCTCAATAAGACGGCGTTTACACATCGCACTCGTTGGGCGATAACCAATGTTGACGTGCCGGTTATAGTGAAACCACAAGCGAACCTTGAAGAAGTAGCCAACGAGATTGTTGAGATGGCTAAAGTCACCCTTGAGCACGACCTTGATTTAACGTTTCCGGTTGAAGTGCGCTTTGAAAGCATTACGAACGTTGGCGTCCAGGCAATCGTTCATCTTCATATTCGGGATGACGTGCAGGCGGAGCCTGTGGCAGACCGACTGGTGCGCGCCATAGCAGGACGTCCGTGGCTTGCGGGAGTGGAGGACTGA